The Salvia splendens isolate huo1 chromosome 21, SspV2, whole genome shotgun sequence genome includes a window with the following:
- the LOC121783244 gene encoding glucan endo-1,3-beta-glucosidase 6-like isoform X1, translated as MPSPSLSTSVSVSQLKISHRELKVEIYLLDMFRLLFFFFVILLLGFGSNGANTQRILTPESAAHRDDGDVSSKPLKMSTVRHDVAVGGIGANWGSQASHQIKPDLVVRMLRENGIQKVKLFDSDYDTLRALGKSGIQVMVGIPNDMLANFASSSKAAQKWVAENVTRHISNNVMIRYVAVGNEPFLATYNGTFLKTTYQALKNIQEALTKAGLHDQVKITCPNNADVYSSDSGLPSGGDFRADIRDYMVQIVKLLNDNGAPFTVNIYPFISLYTEPTFPVEYAFFDGDATPLTDQGMTYTNMFDANHDTLVWALQKNGFPNMPIILGEIGWPTDGDRNANLQYAQRFNQGFMTRMSAGKGTPMRPGPIDAYLFSLIDEDFKSIQPGNFERHWGILRYDGQPKYPLNLGTTNSATLIPVRNVTYLDTKWCIMKPNVRLDDPKVAASVSYACSLGDCTCLGYQTSCGSLDARANISYAFNSYYQINNQMDEACDFNGLATVTRADPTIGNCRFNVMIKPYYAGAATLAGSFIKTVLVVTLVFLNCL; from the exons AtgccctctccctctctctctacctCTGTCTCTGTTTCGCAACTTAAAATCAGCCATAG AGAGCTCAAAGTAGAGATCTATTTACTGGATATGTTTCGCCTTCTGTTCTTCttctttgtcattttg CTGTTAGGGTTCGGGTCGAATGGTGCAAATACTCAAAGGATTTTGACtccagaatctgctgctcatAGAG ATGATGGGGACGTATCGTCTAAGCCACTCAAAATGAGTACCGTGAGGCACGACGTTGCAG TGGGAGGGATCGGTGCGAACTGGGGTTCACAAGCATCGCACCAGATAAAACCCGACTTAGTAGTGAGGATGCTAAGGGAGAACGGGATTCAAAAGGTAAAGCTCTTCGATTCTGATTACGACACACTACGAGCCTTGGGAAAGTCCGGGATTCAGGTCATGGTTGGCATTCCGAATGACATGCTTGCGAATTTCGCCAGTAGCTCGAAGGCTGCTCAGAAATGGGTTGCGGAGAACGTCACCCGTCATATCTCCAACAACGTCATGATCAG GTATGTGGCCGTTGGGAACGAACCTTTCTTGGCGACGTACAACGGTACCTTTCTCAAAACGACGTACCAGGCTCTCAAAAACATCCAAGAAGCCCTAACGAAGGCCGGCCTCCACGACCAAGTAAAGATCACCTGCCCAAACAACGCTGATGTCTACTCGAGCGATAGTGGCTTGCCATCGGGAGGGGACTTCCGAGCTGATATCCGCGACTACATGGTGCAGATCGTGAAGCTGCTCAATGACAACGGAGCCCCATTCACTGTCAACATATACCCGTTCATAAGCCTCTACACGGAGCCCACGTTCCCCGTCGAATACGCCTTCTTCGACGGGGACGCAACGCCACTCACCGACCAGGGGATGACCTACACCAACATGTTCGACGCCAACCATGACACGCTTGTGTGGGCCCTGCAGAAGAACGGGTTTCCCAACATGCCTATCATACTCGGCGAGATCGGCTGGCCCACAGACGGCGACCGGAACGCCAACCTACAATACGCGCAACGATTCAACCAAGGCTTCATGACTCGCATGTCGGCCGGGAAAGGAACCCCGATGAGGCCCGGCCCGATCGACGCTTACCTCTTCAGCTTGATCGACGAGGACTTCAAGAGCATTCAGCCAGGAAACTTCGAGCGCCACTGGGGAATCCTCCGATACGACGGGCAACCAAAGTACCCTCTCAACCTTGGGACCACAAACTCGGCCACTCTCATCCCGGTGAGAAACGTGACCTACTTGGATACGAAATGGTGCATCATGAAGCCGAATGTGAGGCTCGACGATCCTAAGGTCGCGGCGAGCGTGAGCTACGCGTGCAGCCTAGGCGACTGCACGTGCCTCGGATACCAGACGTCGTGTGGGAGCCTGGATGCGCGGGCGAATATATCGTACGCCTTCAACAGCTATTACCAGATAAACAATCAGATGGACGAGGCTTGCGACTTCAACGGGCTGGCGACGGTGACGAGGGCCGATCCCACCATCGGAAACTGCAGGTTTAATGTGATGATCAAGCCATACTATGCTGGTGCAGCTACACTTGCAGGATCTTTCATCAAAACAGTGTTGGTTGTGACCCTTGTTTTCTTGAATTGTTTGTGA
- the LOC121783244 gene encoding glucan endo-1,3-beta-glucosidase 6-like isoform X2, whose product MFRLLFFFFVILLLGFGSNGANTQRILTPESAAHRDDGDVSSKPLKMSTVRHDVAVGGIGANWGSQASHQIKPDLVVRMLRENGIQKVKLFDSDYDTLRALGKSGIQVMVGIPNDMLANFASSSKAAQKWVAENVTRHISNNVMIRYVAVGNEPFLATYNGTFLKTTYQALKNIQEALTKAGLHDQVKITCPNNADVYSSDSGLPSGGDFRADIRDYMVQIVKLLNDNGAPFTVNIYPFISLYTEPTFPVEYAFFDGDATPLTDQGMTYTNMFDANHDTLVWALQKNGFPNMPIILGEIGWPTDGDRNANLQYAQRFNQGFMTRMSAGKGTPMRPGPIDAYLFSLIDEDFKSIQPGNFERHWGILRYDGQPKYPLNLGTTNSATLIPVRNVTYLDTKWCIMKPNVRLDDPKVAASVSYACSLGDCTCLGYQTSCGSLDARANISYAFNSYYQINNQMDEACDFNGLATVTRADPTIGNCRFNVMIKPYYAGAATLAGSFIKTVLVVTLVFLNCL is encoded by the exons ATGTTTCGCCTTCTGTTCTTCttctttgtcattttg CTGTTAGGGTTCGGGTCGAATGGTGCAAATACTCAAAGGATTTTGACtccagaatctgctgctcatAGAG ATGATGGGGACGTATCGTCTAAGCCACTCAAAATGAGTACCGTGAGGCACGACGTTGCAG TGGGAGGGATCGGTGCGAACTGGGGTTCACAAGCATCGCACCAGATAAAACCCGACTTAGTAGTGAGGATGCTAAGGGAGAACGGGATTCAAAAGGTAAAGCTCTTCGATTCTGATTACGACACACTACGAGCCTTGGGAAAGTCCGGGATTCAGGTCATGGTTGGCATTCCGAATGACATGCTTGCGAATTTCGCCAGTAGCTCGAAGGCTGCTCAGAAATGGGTTGCGGAGAACGTCACCCGTCATATCTCCAACAACGTCATGATCAG GTATGTGGCCGTTGGGAACGAACCTTTCTTGGCGACGTACAACGGTACCTTTCTCAAAACGACGTACCAGGCTCTCAAAAACATCCAAGAAGCCCTAACGAAGGCCGGCCTCCACGACCAAGTAAAGATCACCTGCCCAAACAACGCTGATGTCTACTCGAGCGATAGTGGCTTGCCATCGGGAGGGGACTTCCGAGCTGATATCCGCGACTACATGGTGCAGATCGTGAAGCTGCTCAATGACAACGGAGCCCCATTCACTGTCAACATATACCCGTTCATAAGCCTCTACACGGAGCCCACGTTCCCCGTCGAATACGCCTTCTTCGACGGGGACGCAACGCCACTCACCGACCAGGGGATGACCTACACCAACATGTTCGACGCCAACCATGACACGCTTGTGTGGGCCCTGCAGAAGAACGGGTTTCCCAACATGCCTATCATACTCGGCGAGATCGGCTGGCCCACAGACGGCGACCGGAACGCCAACCTACAATACGCGCAACGATTCAACCAAGGCTTCATGACTCGCATGTCGGCCGGGAAAGGAACCCCGATGAGGCCCGGCCCGATCGACGCTTACCTCTTCAGCTTGATCGACGAGGACTTCAAGAGCATTCAGCCAGGAAACTTCGAGCGCCACTGGGGAATCCTCCGATACGACGGGCAACCAAAGTACCCTCTCAACCTTGGGACCACAAACTCGGCCACTCTCATCCCGGTGAGAAACGTGACCTACTTGGATACGAAATGGTGCATCATGAAGCCGAATGTGAGGCTCGACGATCCTAAGGTCGCGGCGAGCGTGAGCTACGCGTGCAGCCTAGGCGACTGCACGTGCCTCGGATACCAGACGTCGTGTGGGAGCCTGGATGCGCGGGCGAATATATCGTACGCCTTCAACAGCTATTACCAGATAAACAATCAGATGGACGAGGCTTGCGACTTCAACGGGCTGGCGACGGTGACGAGGGCCGATCCCACCATCGGAAACTGCAGGTTTAATGTGATGATCAAGCCATACTATGCTGGTGCAGCTACACTTGCAGGATCTTTCATCAAAACAGTGTTGGTTGTGACCCTTGTTTTCTTGAATTGTTTGTGA
- the LOC121783244 gene encoding glucan endo-1,3-beta-glucosidase 6-like isoform X3, translating to MSTVRHDVAVGGIGANWGSQASHQIKPDLVVRMLRENGIQKVKLFDSDYDTLRALGKSGIQVMVGIPNDMLANFASSSKAAQKWVAENVTRHISNNVMIRYVAVGNEPFLATYNGTFLKTTYQALKNIQEALTKAGLHDQVKITCPNNADVYSSDSGLPSGGDFRADIRDYMVQIVKLLNDNGAPFTVNIYPFISLYTEPTFPVEYAFFDGDATPLTDQGMTYTNMFDANHDTLVWALQKNGFPNMPIILGEIGWPTDGDRNANLQYAQRFNQGFMTRMSAGKGTPMRPGPIDAYLFSLIDEDFKSIQPGNFERHWGILRYDGQPKYPLNLGTTNSATLIPVRNVTYLDTKWCIMKPNVRLDDPKVAASVSYACSLGDCTCLGYQTSCGSLDARANISYAFNSYYQINNQMDEACDFNGLATVTRADPTIGNCRFNVMIKPYYAGAATLAGSFIKTVLVVTLVFLNCL from the exons ATGAGTACCGTGAGGCACGACGTTGCAG TGGGAGGGATCGGTGCGAACTGGGGTTCACAAGCATCGCACCAGATAAAACCCGACTTAGTAGTGAGGATGCTAAGGGAGAACGGGATTCAAAAGGTAAAGCTCTTCGATTCTGATTACGACACACTACGAGCCTTGGGAAAGTCCGGGATTCAGGTCATGGTTGGCATTCCGAATGACATGCTTGCGAATTTCGCCAGTAGCTCGAAGGCTGCTCAGAAATGGGTTGCGGAGAACGTCACCCGTCATATCTCCAACAACGTCATGATCAG GTATGTGGCCGTTGGGAACGAACCTTTCTTGGCGACGTACAACGGTACCTTTCTCAAAACGACGTACCAGGCTCTCAAAAACATCCAAGAAGCCCTAACGAAGGCCGGCCTCCACGACCAAGTAAAGATCACCTGCCCAAACAACGCTGATGTCTACTCGAGCGATAGTGGCTTGCCATCGGGAGGGGACTTCCGAGCTGATATCCGCGACTACATGGTGCAGATCGTGAAGCTGCTCAATGACAACGGAGCCCCATTCACTGTCAACATATACCCGTTCATAAGCCTCTACACGGAGCCCACGTTCCCCGTCGAATACGCCTTCTTCGACGGGGACGCAACGCCACTCACCGACCAGGGGATGACCTACACCAACATGTTCGACGCCAACCATGACACGCTTGTGTGGGCCCTGCAGAAGAACGGGTTTCCCAACATGCCTATCATACTCGGCGAGATCGGCTGGCCCACAGACGGCGACCGGAACGCCAACCTACAATACGCGCAACGATTCAACCAAGGCTTCATGACTCGCATGTCGGCCGGGAAAGGAACCCCGATGAGGCCCGGCCCGATCGACGCTTACCTCTTCAGCTTGATCGACGAGGACTTCAAGAGCATTCAGCCAGGAAACTTCGAGCGCCACTGGGGAATCCTCCGATACGACGGGCAACCAAAGTACCCTCTCAACCTTGGGACCACAAACTCGGCCACTCTCATCCCGGTGAGAAACGTGACCTACTTGGATACGAAATGGTGCATCATGAAGCCGAATGTGAGGCTCGACGATCCTAAGGTCGCGGCGAGCGTGAGCTACGCGTGCAGCCTAGGCGACTGCACGTGCCTCGGATACCAGACGTCGTGTGGGAGCCTGGATGCGCGGGCGAATATATCGTACGCCTTCAACAGCTATTACCAGATAAACAATCAGATGGACGAGGCTTGCGACTTCAACGGGCTGGCGACGGTGACGAGGGCCGATCCCACCATCGGAAACTGCAGGTTTAATGTGATGATCAAGCCATACTATGCTGGTGCAGCTACACTTGCAGGATCTTTCATCAAAACAGTGTTGGTTGTGACCCTTGTTTTCTTGAATTGTTTGTGA